One part of the Mycobacterium marinum genome encodes these proteins:
- a CDS encoding PE family protein, giving the protein MSLVMVVPECLNQAAGQLENIGTALGAANAAAAPPTTGIAAAAGDEVSAAVASLFAEHGQGFQHLCGEAAAFHSRFVQALGGAGSAFAASEATNAALMSASAAAASAAAIPVPPLPPLPPIINELINWAFDVVNWAIDWAVSWINWGIQLVNSVINWALSFIPSLGWINSWINYGINWVNSLINWAFGFIPPIPVP; this is encoded by the coding sequence ATGTCGTTGGTGATGGTGGTGCCGGAATGTTTGAACCAGGCGGCCGGACAATTGGAAAACATCGGCACTGCGTTGGGTGCGGCCAATGCGGCGGCGGCGCCGCCCACCACTGGGATAGCGGCCGCAGCCGGTGACGAAGTGTCGGCGGCGGTGGCGTCGCTGTTCGCGGAGCACGGACAAGGTTTCCAGCACCTCTGCGGTGAAGCGGCGGCATTTCACTCCCGGTTTGTGCAGGCCTTGGGTGGGGCTGGGTCCGCCTTTGCGGCCAGTGAAGCCACCAACGCTGCACTGATGTCGGCCTCGGCGGCAGCGGCCTCGGCCGCGGCGATCCCCGTACCCCCACTCCCGCCGCTTCCGCCCATCATCAACGAGCTCATCAATTGGGCGTTCGACGTGGTGAACTGGGCAATTGACTGGGCGGTCTCGTGGATCAACTGGGGGATCCAATTGGTGAACTCGGTAATCAATTGGGCGCTCAGTTTCATCCCGTCACTTGGTTGGATCAACTCGTGGATCAATTACGGGATCAATTGGGTGAACTCCCTCATCAACTGGGCGTTTGGTTTCATCCCGCCGATCCCTGTCCCATAG